Proteins from a genomic interval of Polaribacter sejongensis:
- a CDS encoding co-chaperone GroES, producing MGLNIKPLADRVLVEPAPAETKTASGLIIPDNAKEKPQQGTVVAVGNGKVDEPLTVKIGDTVLYSKYGGTDLKLEGKDYLMMRESDILAII from the coding sequence ATGGGATTAAACATTAAACCTTTAGCAGACAGAGTTCTTGTAGAACCTGCTCCAGCAGAAACAAAAACAGCATCAGGATTAATTATTCCTGATAACGCAAAAGAAAAGCCACAACAAGGAACTGTTGTAGCAGTAGGTAATGGTAAAGTTGATGAGCCATTAACTGTAAAAATTGGAGACACTGTTTTATATAGTAAATATGGTGGAACTGATTTAAAATTAGAAGGTAAAGATTACCTAATGATGCGTGAGTCTGATATTTTAGCGATTATCTAA
- the groL gene encoding chaperonin GroEL (60 kDa chaperone family; promotes refolding of misfolded polypeptides especially under stressful conditions; forms two stacked rings of heptamers to form a barrel-shaped 14mer; ends can be capped by GroES; misfolded proteins enter the barrel where they are refolded when GroES binds) — MAKHIKFDIEARDGLKRGVDALANAVKVTLGPKGRNVIISKSFGAPTVTKDGVSVAKEIELENELENMGAQMVKEVASKTNDLAGDGTTTATVLAQAIVKEGLKNVAAGANPMDLKRGIDKAVAAIIADLEKQAKKVGNSSEKIQQVAAISANNDAIIGDLIATAFSKVGKEGVITVEEAKGMETYVDVVEGMQFDRGYLSPYFVTDADKMIADLENPYVLLFDKKISNLQEILPILEPVSQSGRPLLIIAEDVDGQALATLVVNKLRGGLKIAAVKAPGFGDRRKAMLEDIAILTGGTVISEERGFSLENATLDLLGTAEGITIDKDNTTIVNGAGNADAIKARVSQIKAQIETTTSDYDKEKLQERLAKLAGGVAVLYVGAASEVEMKEKKDRVDDALHATRAAVEEGIVAGGGVALVRAKRVLEKITTDNLDETTGVQIINKAIEAPLRIIVENAGGEGSVVLNKVLEGKKDFGYDAKSDTYVDMLEAGIIDPKKVTRVALENAASVAGMILTTECALVDIKEDAPAGMPPMGGGMPGMM; from the coding sequence ATGGCAAAACATATAAAATTTGATATTGAAGCAAGAGACGGATTAAAACGTGGAGTTGATGCTTTAGCAAATGCAGTAAAAGTAACTTTAGGACCAAAAGGAAGAAACGTAATTATTTCTAAATCTTTTGGAGCTCCAACAGTTACTAAAGATGGAGTTTCTGTAGCAAAAGAAATTGAGTTAGAAAATGAGCTTGAAAACATGGGAGCTCAAATGGTAAAAGAAGTTGCTTCTAAAACCAACGATTTAGCTGGTGATGGTACAACAACCGCTACAGTTCTTGCACAAGCAATTGTAAAAGAAGGTTTAAAAAACGTTGCTGCTGGTGCAAACCCAATGGATTTAAAACGTGGAATTGACAAAGCTGTCGCTGCAATTATTGCAGATTTAGAAAAACAAGCTAAAAAAGTTGGTAATTCTTCTGAAAAAATTCAACAAGTTGCTGCTATTTCTGCAAATAACGATGCAATTATTGGAGATTTAATTGCTACTGCTTTTTCTAAAGTTGGTAAAGAAGGTGTTATTACTGTTGAAGAAGCAAAAGGAATGGAAACGTATGTTGACGTTGTAGAAGGTATGCAATTTGACAGAGGTTATTTATCTCCTTATTTTGTTACCGATGCAGATAAAATGATTGCAGATTTAGAAAATCCTTATGTTTTATTATTCGACAAAAAGATTTCTAACTTACAAGAAATTCTTCCAATTTTAGAACCAGTTTCTCAATCTGGACGTCCTTTATTAATTATTGCAGAAGATGTAGACGGACAAGCGTTAGCTACTTTAGTTGTAAATAAATTAAGAGGTGGTTTAAAAATTGCTGCTGTAAAAGCTCCAGGATTTGGAGACAGAAGAAAAGCAATGTTAGAAGACATCGCTATCTTAACTGGTGGGACTGTAATTTCTGAAGAAAGAGGTTTCTCTTTAGAAAACGCAACATTAGATCTTTTAGGTACTGCAGAAGGTATTACTATTGATAAAGACAATACAACTATTGTAAATGGTGCTGGTAATGCAGATGCTATTAAAGCAAGAGTTAGTCAAATTAAAGCTCAGATTGAAACTACAACTTCTGACTATGACAAAGAAAAACTTCAAGAGCGTTTAGCTAAATTAGCTGGTGGTGTTGCTGTTTTATATGTTGGTGCTGCTTCTGAAGTGGAGATGAAAGAGAAGAAAGATAGAGTTGATGATGCTTTACACGCTACAAGAGCTGCAGTAGAAGAAGGTATTGTTGCTGGTGGTGGTGTTGCTTTAGTACGCGCTAAAAGAGTTTTAGAAAAAATTACTACAGATAATTTAGACGAAACTACAGGTGTACAAATTATTAATAAAGCTATTGAAGCTCCTCTAAGAATTATTGTAGAGAATGCTGGAGGTGAAGGTTCTGTTGTTTTAAACAAAGTTTTAGAAGGTAAAAAAGACTTTGGTTATGATGCTAAAAGTGATACTTACGTAGATATGCTAGAGGCTGGAATTATAGATCCTAAAAAAGTAACACGTGTTGCATTAGAAAATGCTGCTTCTGTTGCCGGAATGATCTTAACTACAGAATGTGCTTTAGTAGACATTAAAGAAGATGCTCCTGCAGGAATGCCTCCAATGGGTGGTGGAATGCCAGGAATGATGTAA
- a CDS encoding heavy-metal-associated domain-containing protein → MKKLLFVFSLCLIGFSTQSQEVKKNKTAKVSIEVDGICGMCKKRIETAALKTKGVKFAIWSVETHQLNVILDERKTDVDAVQKSVLAVGHDVILDEENKIIATDEAYGSVHGCCKYRDEEIITDHNGELKKQKKE, encoded by the coding sequence ATGAAAAAATTATTATTCGTATTCAGTTTATGTTTGATTGGTTTCTCAACACAATCTCAAGAAGTAAAAAAGAATAAAACTGCAAAAGTGTCTATAGAAGTAGATGGAATTTGTGGTATGTGTAAAAAACGTATAGAAACAGCTGCTTTAAAAACAAAAGGCGTAAAATTTGCAATTTGGAGTGTAGAAACACATCAATTAAATGTAATTTTAGACGAACGTAAAACTGATGTAGATGCGGTTCAGAAAAGTGTTTTAGCAGTAGGGCATGATGTTATTTTAGATGAAGAAAATAAAATAATTGCAACAGATGAAGCGTATGGTTCTGTGCATGGATGCTGTAAATATAGAGATGAAGAAATTATTACAGATCACAATGGAGAATTGAAAAAGCAGAAGAAGGAATAA
- a CDS encoding TonB-dependent receptor, which produces MKKYIISSFLLFIPVILFSQTTFKGMIMDKNNPKDNLGVADVTVHWLNTNVSAITNNKGWFTIDYKLEYKKLVVNYLGYKTDTLTIKNLDPIHHYITPEGNLDEVVIKSKRNAVQKSFLSTANMFTVNAEELLKAACCNLAESFETNPSIDVSFSDALTGTKQIQMLGLTSPYLSITQENIPSVRGAAQVFGLTFTPGTWVESIQITKGAGSVVNGYESISGQINAELVKPFSDNKFFVNAYGSLDGRFELNTHFNQKVSDKWSTGVYIHGNYRGEKFDKNNDNFLDSPLSDQINVMNRWQYVDAEKGWVSFINVRFLNDEKQTGEIDFNPSLDKGTTNAWGSEIDTKRFETSAKLGYVFPELPFQSVSLQFAYSNHQQDSYFGQKIYDIEHESIFSNIIFNSIIGDTRNKFKTGLSFTHDNYQELVNITDYDRKETSAGAFFEYAFDNLNDFSLTAGLRIDTHNLLGTFVTPRIHARYVPWENSVFRASAGRGKRSANIFAENQQLFASSRVINIDDVGGNIYGLNPEVAWNYGVSYMQRFNLFNKKGDVTFDFYQTDFSNQVVVDWENPQEISFYNLDGKSIANSFQVEVNYNIAPYFNFRTAYKYFDISTDYTSGNLQKPIQPKNRFFANLSYETPVKENNAHWKFDVTFNNIGEQRLPSNVNSLGYSDPYQLLNSQITKVFSDKFEVYVGAENLTNVQQKNPILGSDNPFGSNFDSTIVYSPIFGRALYTGLRFKIK; this is translated from the coding sequence ATGAAAAAATATATAATTAGTAGTTTTCTGCTATTTATTCCTGTCATACTCTTTTCTCAAACTACATTTAAAGGGATGATTATGGACAAAAATAATCCTAAAGATAATTTAGGAGTTGCTGATGTAACTGTACATTGGTTAAATACAAATGTAAGTGCAATTACAAACAATAAAGGTTGGTTTACTATAGATTATAAATTAGAATATAAGAAATTAGTAGTTAATTATTTAGGCTATAAAACCGATACTTTAACTATTAAAAACTTAGATCCTATTCATCATTATATTACGCCAGAAGGTAATTTAGATGAAGTGGTTATTAAGAGTAAACGAAACGCAGTTCAGAAATCATTTTTGTCTACTGCTAATATGTTTACTGTAAATGCAGAAGAATTGCTAAAAGCTGCGTGTTGTAATTTGGCAGAAAGTTTTGAAACCAATCCATCTATAGATGTTAGTTTTTCGGATGCTTTAACAGGAACGAAACAAATACAAATGTTAGGGTTGACAAGTCCGTATTTGTCAATTACACAAGAAAATATTCCTTCTGTTAGAGGTGCAGCTCAGGTTTTTGGGCTCACATTTACACCAGGTACTTGGGTAGAAAGTATTCAAATTACAAAAGGAGCTGGTTCTGTTGTTAATGGGTATGAGAGCATATCCGGACAAATAAATGCAGAATTGGTAAAACCTTTTTCTGATAATAAATTCTTTGTAAATGCCTATGGTTCTTTAGATGGTAGGTTTGAATTAAATACACATTTTAATCAAAAAGTATCTGATAAATGGTCTACAGGTGTTTATATACATGGAAATTATAGAGGTGAAAAATTTGATAAAAACAATGATAATTTTTTAGACAGTCCGTTATCAGATCAAATAAATGTAATGAACCGTTGGCAATATGTTGATGCAGAAAAAGGTTGGGTAAGTTTTATTAATGTGCGTTTTTTAAATGATGAAAAACAAACAGGTGAGATTGATTTTAATCCATCTTTAGATAAAGGAACCACTAATGCTTGGGGAAGTGAAATAGATACCAAACGTTTTGAGACTTCTGCTAAATTAGGGTATGTTTTTCCAGAATTACCTTTTCAAAGTGTAAGTCTTCAGTTTGCGTATAGCAATCATCAACAAGATTCTTATTTCGGACAAAAAATTTACGATATAGAGCATGAAAGTATATTTTCTAATATTATTTTCAATTCTATAATAGGGGATACTAGAAATAAGTTTAAAACAGGACTTAGTTTTACGCATGATAATTATCAAGAATTGGTAAATATTACCGATTATGATAGAAAAGAAACCTCTGCTGGTGCTTTTTTTGAGTATGCTTTCGATAATTTGAATGATTTTAGTTTAACAGCAGGTTTGCGTATAGATACTCATAATTTATTAGGAACTTTTGTAACCCCTAGAATTCACGCAAGATATGTACCTTGGGAAAACAGTGTTTTTAGAGCGTCTGCAGGAAGAGGCAAGCGTAGTGCTAATATTTTTGCAGAAAATCAACAATTGTTTGCTAGTTCAAGAGTCATTAATATTGATGATGTTGGCGGTAATATCTACGGATTAAATCCGGAAGTTGCATGGAATTATGGAGTTTCTTATATGCAAAGGTTTAATCTATTCAATAAAAAAGGAGATGTTACTTTCGATTTTTATCAGACAGATTTTTCAAATCAAGTAGTGGTAGATTGGGAGAATCCACAAGAAATATCATTTTATAATTTAGACGGAAAAAGTATTGCAAATAGTTTTCAGGTTGAAGTGAATTATAACATTGCACCGTATTTTAATTTTAGAACGGCATATAAATATTTTGATATTTCTACGGATTATACTTCGGGTAATTTGCAAAAACCGATTCAACCTAAGAATAGATTTTTTGCAAATCTTTCTTATGAAACACCTGTAAAGGAAAATAATGCACACTGGAAGTTTGATGTTACTTTTAATAATATAGGAGAGCAACGTTTACCAAGTAATGTTAATTCTTTGGGGTATTCAGATCCTTATCAATTATTAAACTCGCAAATAACAAAGGTTTTTTCAGACAAGTTTGAAGTATATGTTGGGGCAGAGAACTTGACAAATGTTCAGCAGAAAAATCCTATTTTAGGTAGTGATAATCCTTTTGGTTCAAACTTTGATAGTACCATTGTGTATTCACCAATTTTTGGAAGAGCATTGTATACAGGATTAAGATTTAAGATTAAATAA
- a CDS encoding HYC_CC_PP family protein, giving the protein MKQVFSKIASFLLALLVLFSTFSFTVEKHYCGDSLMDVSFIGNANDCGLEMQEIAAKTSCCKNEIHQIKGQDQLRQTQVDDFDFSKQQFLASFYFSFNDLFLEQDSKEINYNNISPPEILLDYQVIYQSFLI; this is encoded by the coding sequence ATGAAACAAGTTTTTTCTAAAATAGCGTCTTTTTTATTAGCACTTTTAGTGTTGTTTTCTACGTTTTCTTTTACGGTAGAAAAGCATTACTGTGGAGATTCTCTTATGGATGTTTCTTTTATAGGGAATGCAAATGATTGCGGCTTAGAAATGCAAGAAATTGCAGCTAAGACTAGCTGTTGTAAAAATGAAATTCATCAAATTAAAGGCCAGGATCAATTAAGGCAAACTCAAGTTGATGATTTTGATTTTTCTAAACAACAATTTTTAGCATCGTTTTATTTTTCTTTTAATGATCTATTTCTTGAACAAGATTCTAAAGAAATAAACTACAACAATATTTCTCCGCCTGAAATTTTATTAGATTATCAGGTTATATACCAATCTTTTTTAATTTGA
- a CDS encoding exosortase F system-associated membrane protein, translating into MSKYLKIVLVSLLFVLLIAVRAFQANLFYDPLIVYFKNDYLYTGIQNIVVWKLVINMFFRYLINSIISLGIIWVLFERKEYLRFASYFLMIAFVILITVFVILIKDNFESGYLLPFYIRRFIIHPLFLLILLPAFYYQKLSNR; encoded by the coding sequence ATGAGTAAATACCTAAAAATAGTACTAGTGTCCTTACTTTTTGTGCTGTTAATTGCTGTAAGAGCTTTTCAAGCGAATTTGTTTTATGACCCTTTAATTGTATATTTTAAAAATGATTATTTGTACACAGGTATTCAGAATATAGTTGTTTGGAAGTTAGTGATAAATATGTTCTTTAGGTACCTCATAAATTCTATCATTTCATTAGGTATAATTTGGGTGTTGTTTGAGCGAAAAGAGTATTTAAGATTTGCTAGTTATTTTTTAATGATAGCTTTTGTAATCCTTATTACTGTATTTGTAATTTTAATTAAAGATAATTTTGAGAGTGGTTACTTGTTACCATTTTATATCCGTAGATTTATAATTCATCCACTGTTTTTATTAATACTGCTGCCAGCTTTCTATTATCAAAAATTGAGTAATAGATAA